A region of Antedon mediterranea chromosome 8, ecAntMedi1.1, whole genome shotgun sequence DNA encodes the following proteins:
- the LOC140057572 gene encoding uncharacterized protein: protein MPTTTITTTGVDTTTGGSTTSALPESVTSSMPTTTIKTTGVDTTTGGSTTSALSESVTSSMPTTTITTTGVDTTGGSTTSALPERVTSSMPTTTITTTGVDTTTGGSTTSALSESVTSSMPTTKITTTGVDTTTDGSTTSALPERVTSSMPTTTITTTTGVDTTTGGSTTSALPESVTSSMPTTKITTTGVDTTTGGSTTSALSESVTSSMPTTTITTTGVDTTTDGSTTSALPERVTSSMPTTTITTTTGVDTTTGGSTTSALPERVTSSVPTTTITTTTGVDTTTGGSTASALSESVTSSMPTTTITTTGVDTTTGRSTTSALPERVTSSIPTTTTVESNSGGGLVASVPPLNLSNTNAGEGGDLVSTTIPLYDPTDADVQKIIDRSNQRNNDSGEDSMEEEDNSGEDSMEEEDNSGEDSMEEEDNSGEDSMEEEEEGQKAKAAPTIPPPRPSIQSLISSKTEDLSSCATALCVNQSVSSVHWAIEQSSGDIDTEILLTYFKFIDTLLNSSLPTTNTLFQVLKKIDSLLNVSNLPVKHSIQEDTNVTSSLLSAVENVAIKYFLLKPNESRINGINEFNVRWVNFASKRGDTKMNFTNKEEIVAELSTTSVLDAYDYMVSIVYEGLHLNQPNKETIGSHIMSVAFANQNGNKLNGGIHLQLKLNLVEDVYTIPTCNFWDVHQSDWSDYGCQVMSFNDSWVNCLCNHTTSFAVLMQVSEVSISETNEKVLSMITLIGVSISIICLVLTLLSYIVLKLLHQKNIAIHANLALSLLFAHLIYITGIDATGNKTVCKIIAILLHYFFLASFAWMMIEGAYLYVKSSHAHRKPLTLLHYALIGWVSPLFIVGITAAARYNGYGTPEACWLGLEDGVTWAFVAPVLVVGIINTLIMVRVIKTFNSLKTNADKARTQRMRANLRAILVLQPLLGVTWLFGVLSFNFVWALSFVYLFVICNSLQGAFIFLLHCVMNDEVRKAAFNRLNRFIAIRRGHHGVHPTTNSSSTGTTGLKRTTTSW, encoded by the exons ATGCCTACAaccacaataacaacaacaggtGTAGATACAACAACAGGTGGATCTACTACAAGTGCTTTACCTGAGAGTGTCACCTCTAGTATGCCTACAaccacaataaaaacaacaGGTGTAGATACAACAACAGGTGGATCTACTACAAGTGCTTTATCTGAGAGTGTCACCTCTAGTATGCCTACAaccacaataacaacaacaggtGTAGATACAACAGGTGGATCTACTACAAGTGCTTTACCTGAGAGAGTGACTTCTAGTATGCCTACTaccacaataacaacaacaggtGTAGATACAACAACAGGTGGATCTACTACAAGTGCTTTATCTGAGAGTGTCACCTCTAGTATGCCTACTACCAAAATAACAACAACAGGTGTAGATACAACAACAGATGGATCTACTACAAGTGCTTTACCTGAGAGAGTGACTTCTAGTATGCCTACTACCactataacaacaacaacaggtGTAGATACAACAACAGGTGGATCTACTACAAGTGCTTTACCTGAGAGTGTCACCTCTAGTATGCCTACTACCAAAATAACAACAACAGGTGTAGATACAACAACAGGTGGATCTACTACAAGTGCTTTATCTGAGAGTGTGACCTCTAGTATGCCTACTaccacaataacaacaacaggtGTAGATACAACAACAGATGGATCTACTACAAGTGCTTTACCTGAGAGAGTGACCTCTAGTATGCCTACAaccacaataacaacaacaacaggtGTAGATACAACAACAGGTGGATCTACTACAAGTGCTTTACCTGAGAGAGTGACCTCTAGTGTGCCTACAaccacaataacaacaacaacaggtGTAGATACAACAACAGGTGGATCTACTGCAAGTGCTTTATCTGAGAGTGTCACCTCTAGTATGCCTACTaccacaataacaacaacaggtGTAGATACAACAACAGGTAGATCTACTACAAGTGCTTTACCTGAGAGAGTGACCTCTAGTATACCTACTACCACAACAGTTGAATCTAATTCTGGAGGCGGTCTGGTTGCTAGTGTACCTCCGCTGAATTTATCTAATACCAATGCAG GAGAGGGAGGAGATTTGGTATCTACCACAATTCCCTTGTATGATCCAACAGATGCAGATGTACAAAAGATTATTGATCGATCCAATCAACGAAACAACGACTCGGGGGAAGATAGCATGGAGGAGGAAGACAACTCGGGGGAAGATAGCATGGAGGAGGAAGACAACTCGGGGGAAGATAGCATGGAGGAGGAAGACAATTCGGGGGAAGATAGCATGGAGGAGGAAGAAGAAGGGCAAAAAGCAAAAGCAGCTCCAACCATTCCTCCCCCTAGGCCATCAATTCAAAGTTTAATAAGCAGCAAAACAGAAGATCTTTCGTCCTGTGCAACTGCATTGTGCGTAAATCAAAGTGTATCCTCTGTTCATTGGGCGATAGAACAATCATCTGGTGACATTGATACAGAGATATTACTCACTTACTTCAAATTCATTGATACCCTTTTGAACAGCAGTCTGCCAACTACAAAT aCATTATTCCAGGTTCTAAAGAAAATAGACAGTCTATTGAATGTATCAAACCTACCAGTAAAACATTCTATTCAG GAAGATACCAATGTAACTAGTAGCCTTCTGTCAGCTGTTGAAAATGTAGCCATCAAATATTTCTTGCTTAAACCAAATGAATCCAGGATAAATGGTATCAACGAATTCA ATGTGAGATGGGTTAATTTTGCCTCCAAACGAGGAGACACGAAGATGAACTTTACAAACAAGGAGGAAATAGTTGCAGAATTATCTACTACCAGTGTTTTAGATGCATATG ATTATATGGTTTCCATTGTGTATGAGGGTTTGCATCTCAATCAACCAAACAAAGAGACTATTGGTAGTCATATAATGTCTGTTGCCTTTGCCAACCAAAATGGAAACAAACTAAATGGTGGAATACATCTTCAGTTAAAGCTGAACCTA GTTGAGGATGTGTACACTATACCAACGTGTAATTTCTGGGATGTACATCAAAG TGATTGGTCTGATTATGGCTGCCAAGTTATGTCATTCAACGATTCATGGGTCAACTGTCTTTGTAACCACACAACCTCATTTGCTGTTTTGATGCAAGTTTCAGAG gTTTCTATTAGTGAAACGAATGAGAAGGTGTTAAGTATGATAACTCTCATTGGAGTCTCTATATCAATCATATGCCTGGTCCTTACATTGCTATCATACATTGTGCTCAA GTTACTACACCAGAAAAACATAGCAATCCATGCCAATCTCGCACTATCGTTACTATTTGCTCATTTGATCTACATTACAGGAATTGATGCTACGGGAAATAAg ACTGTATGCAAAATAATAGCGATTCTTTTACATTACTTCTTTCTTGCATCGTTTGCATGGATGATGATAGAGGGCGCTTACCTATACGTGAAATCCAGCCATGCTCATCGCAAACCACTGACTCTCCTACATTATGCTCTAATTGGTTGGG TGTCACCACTTTTCATAGTTGGTATAACAGCTGCTGCAAGATATAATGGATATGGAACACCTGAAGC GTGTTGGCTTGGCTTAGAGGATGGTGTTACATGGGCATTCGTTGCTCCAGTGCTTGTTGTTGGAATA ATTAACACACTTATAATGGTGAGGGTTATCAAGACGTTTAATTCACTGAAGACTAATGCAGATAAAGCCAGGACACAGAGAATGAG GGCAAATCTACGAGCTATTTTAGTGCTTCAGCCTCTACTTGGTGTCACATGGTTATTTGGAGTGCTGTCTTTTAACTTTGTTTGGGCGCTATCTTTCGTATATCTTTTTGTCATCTGTAATTCCTTACAG GGAGCATTCATTTTTCTGCTTCATTGTGTCATGAATGATGAG GTTCGGAAAGCTGCTTTTAATCGTCTCAACAGATTTATAGCAATTCGTCGTGGACATCATGGCGTCCACCCAACAACAAATAGTTCATCTACTGGCACAACAG GATTGAAACGGACAACAACCAGCTGGTAA
- the LOC140056560 gene encoding trafficking protein particle complex subunit 4-like: MAIFSVYVVNRAGGLIYQADFTQPKTEVEKTFGFPLEPTLKHYDERMVVSFGQRDGIKVGHTVLAINGMPAKGRQLEDGRDILEVVANPENYPIAIKFGRPKLSTNERIMLASMFHSLYAIGCQLSPEQRSSGIECLETDTFKLHCFQTLTGIKFILLTDPKQTGIDTLLKKIYEIYADYALKNPFYSVDMPIRCDLFDTNIQALVEQVDRGGVYAGNA, translated from the exons ATGGCGATCTTTAGTGTTTACGTTGTAAATCGAGCTGGGGGTTTAATTTACCAAGCAGACTTTACTCAGCCAAAAACTGAGGTAGAAAAGACATTTGGATTTCCTTTAGAACCTACTCTGAAACATTATGACGAACGAATGGTGGTTTCGTTTGGCCAAAGAGATGGAATCAAAG TTGGTCACACGGTGTTGGCAATCAATGGAATGCCAGCTAAAGGAAGGCAGTTGGAGGATGGACGAGATATTCTAGAAGTTGTCGCAAATCCTGAGAATTATCCAATTGCAATCAAGTTTGGTCGTCCGAAATTATCAACAAATGAAAGAATTATGCTAGCTTCTATGTTTCATTC GTTGTATGCTATTGGTTGTCAGCTTTCACCAGAACAAAGGTCATCCGGGATTGAATGCCTTGAAACAGATACATTTAAACTGCATTGTTTCCAAACACTAACAG gaatcaaatttattttattaacagaCCCCAAGCAGACTGGTATTGACactctgttaaaaaaaatttatgaaATTTACGCAGATTATGCTCTAAAAAATCCATTTTATTCCGTTGATATGCCAATTAG GTGCGATTTATTTGATACTAACATCCAAGCTCTAGTGGAACAGGTTGACCGTGGTGGCGTATACGCTGGAAATGCATGA